From a region of the Acidimicrobiales bacterium genome:
- the cutA gene encoding divalent-cation tolerance protein CutA has translation MTDPFDGAAHVQVTTAAASVQEADAVAAAVLDARLAACVQVVGPVRSRFRWRGRVESAEEWLCVIKTTGAAAGAVTDEIARIHSYDTPEITVTPIVGGLPSYLAWIDAEVDPGGGAGGPGGEAGGQPGP, from the coding sequence ATGACCGATCCGTTCGACGGCGCTGCGCACGTCCAGGTGACCACGGCGGCGGCGAGCGTCCAGGAGGCGGACGCCGTGGCTGCCGCCGTGCTCGACGCCCGCCTGGCCGCCTGCGTCCAGGTCGTCGGGCCGGTCCGCAGCCGCTTCCGGTGGCGGGGACGGGTGGAGTCGGCCGAGGAGTGGCTGTGCGTGATCAAGACCACGGGGGCCGCGGCCGGCGCCGTCACCGACGAGATCGCCCGGATCCACAGCTACGACACCCCGGAGATCACGGTGACCCCCATCGTGGGCGGTCTCCCGTCGTACCTGGCGTGGATCGACGCCGAGGTGGACCCGGGCGGCGGAGCCGGCGGGCCGGGCGGCGAAGCCGGCGGGCAGCCCGGCCCATAG
- a CDS encoding ABC transporter substrate-binding protein yields the protein MTAARAASRILLVTTMAVLATAGCAQPEGPKLGDPSSEAAGNLTGPAVGTKLDTVTEGKLTACTAVPDAPFALEADGELDGIDIELVRAVAGRLGLSPTFVTTDAGAVFDGLAAKKCDIVASSVTITEERRTTHDVSVAYFRVDQSLLVRSADRSRYPDLASLAGRTVGVLGSSRGAGYAKANAKGATVTEFPGTDELLNALASGRVDAALQDHPVNAYDATRTGETVVVETFRDSGDEEYGFAMGKGRSELKAAIDGALAQVSSDDTYPTILRRFLGDTAGQL from the coding sequence GTGACGGCGGCACGGGCGGCGAGCCGGATCCTGCTGGTGACCACCATGGCCGTGTTGGCCACCGCAGGGTGCGCGCAGCCGGAGGGTCCGAAGCTGGGCGACCCGTCGTCGGAGGCGGCCGGCAATCTCACCGGACCGGCGGTCGGCACGAAGCTCGACACCGTGACCGAGGGCAAGCTCACCGCCTGCACCGCCGTCCCGGATGCGCCGTTCGCTCTCGAGGCCGACGGTGAGCTCGACGGCATCGACATCGAGCTGGTGCGGGCGGTCGCCGGCCGCCTCGGCCTCTCCCCGACGTTCGTGACGACCGACGCCGGTGCCGTCTTCGACGGTCTGGCGGCCAAGAAGTGCGACATCGTGGCGTCCTCGGTGACGATCACCGAGGAGCGCCGCACGACCCACGACGTCTCCGTCGCCTACTTCCGCGTCGACCAGTCACTGCTGGTCCGCTCGGCCGACCGGTCGAGGTACCCCGACCTGGCGTCGTTGGCGGGTCGCACCGTCGGCGTCCTCGGGTCCAGCCGAGGAGCGGGCTACGCGAAGGCGAATGCCAAGGGCGCCACCGTCACGGAGTTCCCGGGGACCGACGAGCTGCTGAACGCCCTGGCGTCGGGGCGGGTCGACGCCGCCCTCCAGGATCACCCGGTCAATGCCTACGACGCCACGAGGACCGGAGAGACGGTCGTGGTCGAGACGTTCAGGGATTCCGGCGACGAGGAGTACGGGTTCGCGATGGGAAAGGGCCGTTCCGAGCTCAAGGCGGCCATCGACGGTGCGCTGGCCCAGGTGAGCTCCGACGACACCTACCCGACCATCCTGAGACGATTCCTCGGCGACACGGCCGGCCAGCTCTGA
- a CDS encoding helix-turn-helix transcriptional regulator, with protein MGFTTEHGITVHLDELLEARGMTLTELGQRVDVTVVNLSVLKNGRARAIRFSTLAALCEALECQPGDLIAYGG; from the coding sequence GTGGGATTCACCACCGAGCACGGCATCACCGTCCACCTCGACGAGCTGCTCGAGGCGCGCGGCATGACGCTGACCGAGCTGGGCCAGCGGGTCGACGTGACCGTGGTGAACCTGTCCGTGCTGAAGAACGGCCGGGCGCGCGCCATCCGCTTCTCGACCCTCGCAGCACTGTGCGAGGCGCTGGAGTGCCAGCCGGGAGACCTCATCGCGTACGGCGGGTGA
- a CDS encoding ribonuclease HII yields MATSRQQLRPSLRPKAPTLALERALWSSGHEVVVGVDEVGRGAWAGPISVGAAVLPVDKRVYKVRDSKMLTEAERERLFDRVASWCRAWAVGHATQVECDTLGMSEAQRLAARRAVSGLGLEPDHVLIDGRWDFVGKGPSATTRIVKGDATCLSIAAASVLAKVTRDRMMRSEAPHYPGYDFELNKGYPCPRHKAALKAWGPTSIHRRTWVFMDNLPWGVRPPADPTQPMLEDAPTT; encoded by the coding sequence ATGGCGACCTCGCGCCAGCAGCTCCGGCCCTCGCTGCGCCCCAAGGCGCCGACGCTGGCCCTCGAGCGCGCTCTGTGGAGCAGCGGGCACGAGGTGGTCGTCGGCGTCGACGAGGTCGGTCGCGGCGCGTGGGCCGGACCCATCAGCGTGGGCGCCGCCGTGCTCCCGGTCGACAAGCGGGTCTACAAGGTGCGCGACTCGAAGATGCTCACCGAAGCCGAGCGGGAGCGGCTGTTCGACCGGGTCGCCTCGTGGTGCCGGGCCTGGGCCGTCGGGCACGCCACCCAGGTCGAGTGCGACACCCTGGGCATGTCGGAGGCCCAGCGCCTGGCCGCCCGCCGGGCGGTGAGCGGCCTCGGCCTCGAGCCGGACCACGTGCTCATCGACGGCCGGTGGGACTTCGTGGGCAAGGGGCCGTCGGCCACGACCCGGATCGTCAAGGGTGACGCCACCTGCCTGTCGATCGCCGCCGCGTCAGTCCTGGCCAAGGTGACGCGCGATCGCATGATGCGCAGTGAGGCTCCGCACTACCCGGGATACGACTTCGAGCTCAACAAGGGGTACCCGTGCCCGCGCCACAAGGCGGCGTTGAAGGCGTGGGGCCCCACGTCGATCCATCGCCGCACCTGGGTCTTCATGGACAACCTGCCCTGGGGCGTCCGGCCCCCTGCCGACCCCACCCAGCCGATGCTCGAGGACGCCCCGACCACGTGA
- the selD gene encoding selenide, water dikinase SelD produces the protein MTVTDLKLTEWTSCGGCAAKWGAAPLNALIRELAASSADLLVGLAPFDDAAVYRLTDDLALVSTTDFFPPLVDDPADFGAIAAANACSDVFAMGARVVLALNISAFPERLPVEAVAAVLGAAGAVVAEAGGVVAGGHTIRSDEPIFGLAVQGLVHPDKVWTKAGARPGDAIVLSKPLGTGILLAGGRPEEKASATARMRTLNRAAAEALSALGDGAPHAVTDVTGFGLFGHGWEMAERSGVTLRFRASDLPLYDGALAAAEAGVRTGGDPRNRAHLDGRVTSAASPAIDALGYDPQTSGGLLASVSSADAARLADAGFVTIGEVVDGPAGVDVV, from the coding sequence ATGACCGTCACCGACCTGAAGTTGACCGAGTGGACGTCGTGCGGTGGGTGCGCGGCGAAGTGGGGAGCGGCCCCACTCAACGCGCTGATCCGGGAGCTGGCCGCCAGCTCCGCCGATCTTCTCGTCGGGCTGGCACCGTTCGACGACGCCGCCGTCTACCGGCTCACCGACGACCTGGCCCTTGTCTCGACGACCGACTTCTTCCCTCCACTGGTCGACGATCCCGCCGACTTCGGCGCCATCGCCGCCGCCAACGCGTGCAGCGACGTCTTCGCCATGGGCGCCCGCGTCGTGCTGGCCCTCAACATCTCCGCCTTCCCCGAGCGACTCCCGGTCGAGGCAGTGGCCGCTGTGCTCGGAGCGGCCGGTGCGGTGGTGGCGGAGGCGGGAGGCGTGGTTGCGGGCGGCCACACGATCCGTTCCGACGAGCCGATCTTCGGGTTGGCCGTGCAGGGTCTCGTCCATCCCGACAAGGTGTGGACGAAGGCCGGCGCCCGTCCCGGCGACGCCATCGTGCTCTCGAAGCCCCTCGGTACCGGCATCCTGCTGGCCGGCGGGCGGCCGGAGGAGAAGGCGTCGGCCACCGCCCGCATGCGCACGCTCAACCGGGCCGCGGCCGAAGCGCTGTCGGCGCTGGGAGACGGCGCCCCCCACGCCGTCACGGACGTCACCGGCTTCGGGTTGTTCGGCCACGGCTGGGAGATGGCGGAGCGATCCGGTGTGACGCTGCGCTTCCGCGCCTCCGACCTCCCGCTGTACGACGGCGCGCTGGCTGCGGCGGAGGCCGGCGTGCGCACCGGTGGCGATCCGAGGAACCGGGCCCATCTCGACGGACGCGTGACGTCCGCCGCCTCGCCTGCGATCGACGCCCTCGGCTACGACCCGCAGACCTCGGGCGGGCTGCTGGCGTCGGTATCCTCCGCCGATGCGGCCCGGCTGGCCGATGCCGGCTTCGTCACGATCGGCGAGGTCGTCGACGGGCCGGCCGGCGTCGACGTCGTCTGA
- a CDS encoding DUF2975 domain-containing protein, whose amino-acid sequence MTLLLALVVAFLIALVGVSIDGALHRDHRVVVHQTAPVDRIRALPPEVRVPVTVPVTLRIDDASTNQLALALARDLGPIALVLGGLWLLRGLLRSVRDGDPFTTTNVRRLRTMGLLLAVGAPVVTIVTSALSSALAASTSSARDLSSPLALSWSGPLAGLGVFVLAEVFARGSRMRDDIEGTV is encoded by the coding sequence GTGACGCTCCTTCTGGCCCTCGTCGTCGCCTTCTTGATCGCTCTGGTGGGCGTCTCGATCGACGGTGCCCTCCACAGGGACCACCGGGTCGTCGTCCATCAGACGGCGCCCGTCGACCGCATCCGGGCCCTCCCTCCGGAGGTACGCGTGCCGGTCACCGTGCCGGTGACGCTGCGGATCGACGACGCCAGCACCAATCAGCTCGCGCTGGCCCTCGCCCGGGACCTCGGGCCGATCGCGTTGGTGCTGGGCGGACTGTGGCTGTTGCGGGGACTCCTACGTTCGGTGCGCGACGGTGATCCGTTCACCACCACCAACGTCCGCCGGTTGCGGACCATGGGGCTGCTCCTTGCCGTCGGAGCGCCGGTCGTGACCATCGTCACCAGCGCGCTGTCGTCGGCGTTGGCGGCATCGACCTCGTCGGCCCGCGACCTCAGTTCGCCGCTGGCGCTGTCGTGGTCGGGGCCTCTGGCCGGGCTCGGGGTCTTCGTGCTCGCCGAGGTCTTCGCCCGCGGATCGCGCATGCGCGACGACATCGAGGGCACCGTATAG